The Chitinophaga pinensis DSM 2588 region CCGATGGTGGCAATATGGATCCAAAACATGTGTTCTTCATTCCATCTGCTCCTGGCAGCAATACGCCCGACCAGCTGGCCATTGACAAAGCATTATCTGACATCATCCAGATGGCCACCGCCAAACCAGCACGCCGGCTCTATTTTTACTTCTCCGGTCATGGCTTCGGGTCTAACTGGGAGGTAAATGGTATGTGTCTGCCCATCTGGTCACCCAGTTTCTATAATGCGGCGCTCTCCTCAAAAGCCTATCTGGACCTGCTGGTAGAACAGGACCTGTTCCAGGAAGTGTATTTCTTTCTCGACTGCTGCCGCGACAGGAAGATCAACACCAAGCCATTACACTCTATGCTGGGCGGCGAACGTCCAGGTGGCGCTAACACCATGGCAGTCGTGTTGTATGCGGCAGAATACGAAAATCCGGCCTGGGAAGGTCTGATGAACAACAATGGTAATCTGCAGATACATGGCTATTTCTCCCGTGCGTTGATGGAGGCATTGAACGGCGGTGCGGTCAATAACAATGGCGATATTACGATATCCGGTTTCATTGACTACGTCCGCGAGAAAACAGAGTCATATGCACAGGAACGCAACCAGACGCAAACCGTCCGTTCCGATATCAGGAACAACAAAAACGGACTAAACTACGTGTTCCACCGCACTGGCAGAGTACCCGGCACGGTGTTGACGATCACATTTAAATCCGCCGGCGATATCGCCCTGGACGGTCCCGACCTGAACAACATCAAATCTGGCACGGTGCAGGCAGGCGATTCCTGGCTGGTACCACTCGGTAAAGGATATCACCAGATTACCAATAAAACAACCCGGTCTTCCGCTTTCATCACCATAGACGGTACACTTAAATCTATGAATTATGACTTCTGAGACGCCTACTTATAAACTCACCGTCTCCGCCGTTGGTGTAATGTCAGATTTTGCCCATCTCACCGTATACAACGGCTTCCTGGAAGATATCGCCAGAGGATATGAACAACTGAACCTGGAGCTGAAACCTGGCTTATACAGTATCACCCTTAAACTGGATGGCAATATCATCAAGGAACATGTACGCCTGACGCAGGATATGGATTTCCAGATCCCGACACCACCGGTGTATGCCTCGCTGGTAGCGGATAAGTTTAAGTCCTCACATGAATATTATGCGACCAACGCGCATAAATATAGCCTTGAGCCTACCGTCGGAAATGCAACGGAGGAAGGAGGCGCAATTTTCCTCTTTTTCCGGTATACGGATGTGGAAAAAAGAAGAGAACTGAATAATGAACAGCAGTCCCTCGGACAAGGATTCTCGCTGCTTGACGCAGGCAGGAACGTCATATACAAACTGGAAGGCAACAACATCAAAGAAGATACAGACGCCGGCTGGCTGGCCTTTCACGCAGTATTGCAGGAAGGAACTTATTACCTGCATTATACCGGACATCAAGGTAAGCCAGGCATAGCTGATGACCAGGATCTGCCTGCCCGTGAAATACCCATCCAGGTATTCAAAGCCAGCGATCAACTGAAAGGATTATCAGGTGAACGCTGGCAGACACAAGTCTTTCTCACCTTTGGTTATGGTCCGATCTTCCCTTCCATGAGCATTTTCATCGCATCCCGCAAACAGGGATTTGTGAATGACGATGAAGGGAACTATCGGATAGACGGACTCCGGCATAAGTTTCACAACGGTGTGTACATTCTCCCGGAGAAAGTACTACTCGAATTTGAACAGGGTCAATGGACGTCTCCGATGAAAGGACTCTTAGCTGCTTATGTTTATTTTAGTAGTCCGGAGCTGGATAATGAGGAATTATTCAGGAATGTCACACAGGATATCCCCATCCTCCTGGGACAGGACACCCCGGATGTACAAGCCCTACAGATCATGGCCGCCCAGTACTACCGGGAGCCGATTCCACCCATTTCATTAAGTGCGCCTTGTATGTTCCTGGCAGGTATCCGCGCGATTATCAGGGCTTCTATTAAAGCGCCGGATGTGATTGTGGATGATAGTCTGTTAGAAGACATTACCGACAAGTTATACAACGACATGGTCTGGACTTCCTATCAGCCGGCACCGATACCGGAGCCGATACTGGAATCCATGGCTGCTCCGCAAAGTGAAGTCACTTCCAGCATTTTCAGTGTAGTAGAAAAGATTATCGGCAATGAAAAATCGCCGGAGGAAATCGGGGAGCGTTTATTAAAATCGCAGACGGTGAGTACCCTGCTGTATTACATTGACAAACTGGATCACGAACTGGATGTCAATGACCTGGCGACCAGATTACAAATCCCTCCCAATGTAGTACGCAAAACAGTACAGCATATCCTCAATTTTTCCGAAAGCATTAAAGATGCTGAGAGTAAGCCGGAGCAATTTACACTCCGCAATATCAATAAACTGAAGAATATCCAGTAACATCACACACATGACACCAAACAGCTACGCAGTACATATCGGTCTGAACGCAGTTAATCCGGATAGTTATGAAGGCTGGAACGGGGAATTGTTTGCCTGTGAGAATGACGCTGCGGTATACAGAGCAATCGCTGAAAAAGCCGGCTTCCAACAGATCTATTCATTACTGACAAAAGAAGCGACGGCAGTTAACGTATTGCAGCATCTGCAAACGGCAGCCGGACAGTTACAGTCGGGCGATCTTTTTCTGATGACCTATTCCGGTCACGGGGGCGTATTGGCAGATACCAACAAAGACGAGACGAACAACTTCGGTGAGATGGATGGATTTGATGAAACATGGTGCCTGTACGACCGGCAACTGATAGACGACGAACTGTTTGCCTGCTTCGGTCAATTCAAAGAGGGCGTACGTATCCTGCTTTTTTCAGATAGCTGTCATTCCGGTTCTGTCGCAAAAAACACCGCTCCTGTTAATAACAATGCACCTATAGATCCCGCTACTTATACCCGGGCCAGATTCGCGCCATTGGGTACCATGATACGTACCTATAATGCGCATAAGGCGGAATATGATAGTATACAGGCGCCACTCCACACACGACCGGAAGACATCAAAGCTTACGTCGTTCAATTTGGCGCCTGCCAGGATGACGAATTAGCGAGGGAAGTATGGGGGAACGGTATGTTTACCGCAAAACTGCAAAAGGTCCTGAATGAGCCTGTAAATAGCTATACGGAACTATTCACTGCTATCAAGCGGGGATTTTCCACCGAACAGCATCCTAACCTGTTCCACTATGGCAACAAGACCTATGAATTTCTGTCACAGGTACCATTTTCTATTCAGTCCGATGCCGGCGTAAAAGCGGAATAGGCTTATTGCTGACCATCCTACTGGAAATAAAAATCCGGAAGCCCTGTCAATCGGGACTTCCGGATCATCAGTTATTTAATAACCTTATCTCTTTGCTTTGAATTCTGAACCTTCTTTCCATTGCGGGAACTTGTCTTCGTTAGACAAAGTTACCCCCACATCGAAGAGGAAGCGCACATCTTCCACCATACCAGACAGTTCCCAGCTGGGATCCAGTTCATCAAACGGAGAATGGTAATGGTCACGGCCATACATAGCAGCATGATCCGGCGCCCAGGCAGAATTATGAGTCAACGACTGGTTACCGCTACCTGGATACAATGCAGGAATACCCACTTTAGCGAAATTGAAGTGGTCAGAGCGGAAGAACCATCCACCGGAAGGATTGGCTTCAGGTATGAGAAAACGACCTTGTTTTTCGGCAGCTTTTGCCGCATAGTCATCCAGGTCAGACTGTCCTTTTCCGATAATGGTAATGTCTTTCGTACGACCGAAGAAGTTCAGTACATCCATGTTAATATCCGCGACGGTGGATTTGATCGGGAAGATGGGATGTGTAGCATAATATTCTGAACCCAGTAAACCCTGTTCTTCACCCGTCAGTGCCAGGAATAATACAGAACGTTTAGGAGGATGTTGCAGTTTCTTGAAGGCGGTGGCCAGCTGCAGCAGCCCTGATACACCAGATGCATTATCGAGTGCCCCGTTATAGATGGTATCGCCTTTCACGGCTTCGCCTACACCCAGATGATCCCAGTGAGCAGAGTAAATGATGTATTCATTCTTCCGGTCTGTTCCCGGCAGCAGTGCGGCTACGTTGTGGGAAACAGATTTACGGGTCTTGTTATGCAGCGTGAGGGAAGCGCTTACCCCTAAAGATACCGGTTTGAATCCCGGACGTTTCGCCTGATTGATAATCGTGTCAGATACACCTGCCAGCTGGAACAGCTTCCTGGCAGATTCCTGGGTGAGCCATCCTTCAATCGCCGCGCGGCTCATGTTATTATCAGCCGTCTGCAGGTCCAGTTTAGGTTTTGACCAGCCGCTGCGCACAACGGTCCAGCCATAACTGGCGGGCAACACATCATGAATAATGAGGATACCGGCGGCTCCCTGACGGGCAGCTTCTTCAAATTTGTATGTCCAGCGGCCATAGTAGGTCATGGTGCGGGTCTTTCCTTTGAACAGCGTACTGTCATAGAAGCCCGGATCATTCACCATTACTACAACGGTCTTACCTTTTACATCCAGTCCCGCATAGTCATTCCAGTTATATTCCGGCGCTACGATACCGAACCCGGCAAAGATCATTTCGGAGTTATTAATAGACACCTGGTCCTGTACACGTTTGGTACCGGCCACGTACTGATCGAGGTAAGACAGTTTCAGATCGCCGGTTTTCCCTTTGATCCGGAGGTCGCCTTCCGGCTTGGACAGGATTTCCACCATAGGGACATCCTGTAGATAACTGGTACCATTACCCGGTTCCAGGCCGATTTCCTTAAATCGTTTTTCCAGGTAGGCGAGGGTTTTCTCTTCACCTATGGTAAAGGGTTTACGGCCCTGAAATTCGTCGGAAGCCAGTACGGCGATGTCGCGTACCAGACCAGCGGAGTCAATGGCTTTAATGGCGGTTGAGTCGTCTCCCTGGCCCGTCTGCTTTGTGCCTGTATTACAGGCGGCGGCCAGTGTAGCCAGGAGTAAAAGAGAACGCAGGTCTTTCATGAGCAAGTTGTATTTCCGCTAAAGATATTAAATTCATGAAAGGTCCTACCTGCGGATGTTCACTCTTTGCGTAAATAATTATATGTTTGCCGACCACACCCCTCCCTAAATCTAAACTGTATGCAATATTTCGGAGAACGATTAAAAGCCGCACGTAAAATTAAAGGCTGGTCCCTGCAGGATCTGGCCAATCAGACAGCCAATTCCATTACAAAACAGGCGCTGAGTAAATATGAAGCTGATGTAATGCATCCCTCCCGTAAGATCTTATTGTTGTTATCAGCTGCATTGGGGGTAAAACCAGGTTACTTTGAAGGACAACCGGCATTCAGACTGCCGGATTTTGAATTTCCGCGTAAAGGGAACGTACCATCTAAACAGATCGACAGTATTAAGGAGAAGGTGAAAGGCGTACTTGAGCGTTATCTGCAGGCAGAATCTCTGCTCAACATGCCGGTTAGATTCAGCAATCCACTCAAGACCTTTCCGGTAGCGGATGAGACGGCAGCGGCTGCTATTGCTGTCAGGCTACTGGATAAGTGGGACCTGGGCAAAGGCCCTATTCACAACATTACAGGGATGCTGGAAGAAAAGTCTATCCGCGTCATTGAAGTAGATGCACCTGTTACATTCGACGCCCTGGGCGCCTGGATTGACAAGGTACCGCTGATCGTACTGCATCAGGACCGGCTGGCCGACATCAAGCGTTATTACGCACTGTATGAATTAGGTCAACTGTTACTGACAGTGCCGGAGACTGCCGACAAAGACAGGATCTGTCAGACTTTTGCGACCGCCATGCTGCTGCCCGGCGACACGCTGGAATCACTGCTGGGCGCTAAAAGGACGGCCATTGCTCCCGGAGAACTGATCTGCATCAAGGAGCAGTATGGTCTTCCGATGCAGGTCATTATGCGGCACGCCATCTTCAAAGACATCATCGACCGGAAAGAAACAGCTCCCTTCTTTCGTATGATCGCGGAGAACAAGGACGAAACCGGCCTGGGATGTTATACCGGCCAGGAAAAGACGGGACGTTTCGACAGGATGGTCCGTAGACTGATGGCAGAAGAAGTCATCCCTGCCCAGAAAGCGGAAGCACTGACCGGTATACCGGAAGAAGCGCTGAAACGGCAACTGGAAGTATTTGCGGGGGTATCCTGAGTACTGTAATTTTTTATGAAAAAGCCTTTCACGTAGTACGTGAAAGGCTTTTTCATTTTCTATCATTTTCCTACGGGAAAATTACCCTCCCCTGAAACCGTGTATTTCCCATTGTCTGATGCCTCATTCTGAGGCTACATTTGTACTGTACAAACACCCCGTCACCTTAATCCTTACGCTCATGGACCCCGCATTACTTACACATCACCTGGAACAGATTGATAAAAAGATTATCAGGAAAATCATTGCCACTGCCGCAAAAGATCATGTGGTACCTGTTTATCCCCAGGCTGCCAGCTCCCGATCTAACCCCAATAAGCATACAAGCAAAAGAAAAGCGCCCCGGTAATTTCCGGAGCGCTTTTCCATGTGTATGTGGGCTATTACTAAGTGTTATTAATGTGCAGCTACATCTGATACGACATTTTCTCCGGCATGCGCATGATGTATTTTCTTGTGATGCTGTTTGTTGTGTTTGGCCGCTTTCTTCTCTTTCTTTCCCTTATTCCACCATACCAGGAAACCGGTAACTGGTAAACTTGCACAGATCAGGCTTGCGAAGAATGCAAGGATTTTGCCTGGTAATCCGGCGATCGCGCCTACGTGAATATCATAGTTCATACCGATCAGTTTCTCACCGGCATTTCTATCCTTTGCTGTTTCGTGTAACAACAGTTGACCTGTGGTTTTATCAAACTGCAGGTCATCCCGGTCATAGTAGGTTTCTTTTCCCCAGTATACAGACATCCGTATAGTCGCCTTATTTGCGGCAGGTGTTGCCCGTATACCGATACGTCTGGCTTCCGGGAACTGCTTTACAGCCGTAGCATAAGCAATATCCAATGGTTTAACATTGGCCAGTGGCAGCGCCAGGGTATCAGAAAAAACTTCTTTATGTTTCGGCGGCGTAACGCTACGGGAAGCGACCACATAGACGGTCGTCTGGAACCATTTAAAGGCCCATACCATCCCTGTCAGAGCGATTACCAGGGCTACAGCCATGGCATAGAAACCTAAAACATTATGGAGGTCGTAATTGACGCGTTTGAAGTTGCCCGACCATTTGATCTTAAAGCTCTGTTCGCGGGCTTTTTTCGACCATTTCTTAGGCCACCAGAGTATGAGTCCGGTAATGAGCAGGATAACGAATATAAAGGTGCTCCAGCCTACTATCGGCTGGCCGTATTTATCATTCAATAGCAGACTCCAGTGCAGGTACTTCACGATCACGAAGAAATCTTTCTTCATATCACGCACGGCGGTTACCTGACCGGTATACGGATTGACATATGCTGTTTTATAATATGCGGTGGTACCAAAAAGCGTCAGGGCATTTTCGTCGCCGTCTTTGTACGTAATAAATTCCCATGCACGATCAGGCTGACGATAGGTAAAGGTGCTGAGTACCGGAAATTCCTCTCCAAGAGCAGCCTGGGCCTTTTCCTGTAATACACTTAGGGGAAGTGCTGGCTGCTGAGCAGGGGTGACAAACAGAATATCATGGTGTACCCATTCACTGATTTCTTTCTGAAACACGAAAATACAGCCGGTCAAAGCGACGATAAATACGACAATCCCGGATGCCAGTCCGAGCCAGAGGTGTAACCAGGCATTGAGTTTTTTTCTCCAGGATGGGCCTTTTTTCTTGCCGTTTGCTTGCGTATTGTTCCCCATGTAGCAGACAAAAAATGTTAAGAATGAGTTGCTTCCGTACGGTAGGGGCCGGTCACATCAGTCGCATAGAGTCTCCTTACCGATTTAAGGGACAAAAGTCGGGGAGCTAAAATGGAAAAACAAGACGAAACGGGAATTTGACTTACGCAAAACGGAAAAATAAAAAATTGAACACTGGTAATGAGGCTGCAGTACCGTTCTATAATTTGGTAGTACGATGACCCTACCATTGTCCATTTCAACCCAAATAGGGCAGCCGATATTGTTTACCCCCGGCCTGCCTGCGGCCTATTCCAGCTACGCGCTGCAGGGCACCCAGCCGTATTATGCGGTGAGTGACAGCTTTGGCTGTATCCTGTTCCAGCAGGTAGCCAATCACAACTATAAGGCGTGGATGAGTCATTATATCATTAATAAACCGACAGCATTCAAAGTAAAAGGAAACGTGGACGACTTGCTGCTCCACCATACTTTAAAGGGAAATATGTTTTACGAGCTGAATGGCCACGAAAGCGAAACTTTTCAGCATCAGATGAACATTGTCGTAACACCGCGTCTTCGTCACATGGTCAGGTTTAAATCACCTGGTCTGTACGTCGCCCTGGAAATTCAGATACCCATAGAAGAGCTAAGAAGTTATCAGGAAAGTTTCCCCGTCGTACAGGAATTACTCAATAAATTATCGAATGAAAATACCATTACTCTCCTGGATCAGAATATGATTGCCCATGAGCGGCTTCGCAACATTATACAGGACATAACAGAACGCCAGTTACCTAAAGCTGCCAGCGAAAAATACAGAGAACAGAAAACAGGAGAATTCATCATTGAATCACTTGATATGCTTACACGTTATTTAACAGATGCCAACGGCCTGAGTGCCGCCGATCACGAAAGAGGTGAGCGTACAGAAGTACACCTGCTGAAACATCTACAGCAGCCATCACCTCCAACCCTCAAACAGCTTTCAAGATTTGCCGGTACAAATGAAAAGAAACTGGAAGAAATTTTCCGGAGTCGTCACGGTATTACGGTATACGACTTCTTCCAGAATGCACGTATGCGTATCATTTACCGCAAACTCACGGAAACGACTGTACCCTTGCAGGATCTTGCGGAAGAATTCGGTTACACGGATTATTCCAGCTTCTCTTACGCGGTCAAGAAGCGATTTTCATTGAGTCCGAGAGAGCTTCGGAAAAACAGCAGTATCAACTCTTGAGAGAAATTCTTTTTTTCCAAAGTTCGTCGTAGAACTCCTAACATGAATCGTACAGGCATGACGTAACTTTAAAACAGAAAGAACAATATTATTCGTTTTCGTTGCCATAACGATCTAAAATACGACAAGAACATTTAATGGTATATTGAGGAAAACAACGTCCTGGCTGTCTAGCCGGGACCTTTTTCTTGCAATGTTACCATTTCAATTATATCGCAACATATACCAGTTGTCATATGCCAGTTAAATTCTCTTTACGTTGATTACACTCCCGTTAAACATACTTAACCCAGGTACATGAAACCGTTTAAAAGCACGCTTTTGTTTGTTACCCTATGTTTCCCCTATTTCCAGATCGCCCTTGCCATTGGTGAGGGCGATCGATTTTCGGGTCGCTGGTCTATGCAACCGGTACCGGTCCAGACGCGATGGGCAACAGCCGTCTCTCCCTCCAATGCGCTACCGGAATATCCACGTCCACAAATGGTACGCTCTCAGTGGGAGAATTTAAATGGTCTCTGGGACTATGCGATTACGCATTGGGATGCCGGTATGCCGCATAAATTCGATGGAGAGATACTGGTACCTTTTGCGATTGAATCAGCCCTCTCTGGTGTGCAGAAACAATTACTGCCGACGCAAAGACTCTGGTATAAGCGGAACATTCGCAAACCTGATACCCATGGTGGCAAACGCGTATTGCTGCACTTTGGAGCGGTCGACTGGCGGGCAGCCGTTTTCCTGAATGGAAAACTCCTGGGGAGGCATATGGGAGGCTATCAACATTTCTCTTTTGATATTACAGCGTCTTTGCAGGAGGGAGATAATGAGCTGGTCGTCACCGTGCTAGATCCTTCCAATCTCGGTCCTAATCCCTGTGGGAAACAGAGCCTGCGGCCCAGGAAGATCTTATATACCGCCGTCAGCGGCATCTGGCAAACGGTCTGGCTGGAAACGGTTCCACCTACTTATATCACAGACATTTATTCCACTCCGGATATCGATGCCCATTGCCTGAATCTGCGGGTCAATACGTCGGATACTACCGGCGTTACTGTTGACGTCACAGCTTATGCCGGTATTGTCGTTGCTGGTCATACGCAAGGCCGGGCAGGCAGTATGCTGGACCTGGGTGTTCCTTATGCACGTCTCTGGAGTCCGGCAGATCCTTTTCTTTATCATATGACTGTTCGTCTGTTACGGGATGGTCGTGTCATTGATTCGGTCAAGAGCTATTTCGGGATGCGGAAAATTAATGTGCAGGCTGATAGTAGCGGTATGCCCCGGTTATTCCTCAATAACAAATATACCTTTCATCTGGGCGTACTGGATCAGGGGTATTGGCCGGAAGGGCTGTATACCGCGCCGACTGATGCTGCTTTATTATACGATATCAAAGCCATTAAAGATATGGGCTTCAATACCATCCGGAAACATGTCAAACTGGAACCCGACCGCTGGTATTACTATGCGGATAGTCTGGGGATGTTGGTATGGCAGGATATGGTTCCTTGTGCGGATGACGATTACTACGCCACCTCTCAATTCGAGCAGGAAAATGCGGAGAACCTGCGTCAGCTGCATAACTTCCCTTCCATCGTTATGTGGATCCTGTTTAATGAAGGATGGGGGAAATACAATCAACAAACACTCACAGAGTCGATGAAACAAAGTGATCCTTCCCGTATTATCAATGGTCATTCCGGGGAAAACCTGGATGAATACAGCGATACACCCGTCAGTGATCGTTGGATCAGTAGTGAGGTGGCAGATGTGCATTATTATCCAGGGCCTTATATCTCGCCGGCGCTGCCTGGCAAAGCCAGGGTACTAGGAGAATGGGGAGGCGTACGTGTGCCGACGCCAGGACATCAATGGGCGCCTGCGACCAGCTGGGGTTATATACAAGTAACGGCTGACCGGTTTGCACAGCGGTATGCGTATATGATGGAGCGGCTGAAGAAGTATGAGGTGCAGGGATTGTCAGGGGCTATCTATACCCAGCCGTATGATGTAGAGTCGGAGGAGAATGGTTTTATGACGTATGACAGGGCGGTGATGAAGATAAAGGCGGAAGAGATGCGGAAGGTGAATCAGACGCTGACGCATCAAACAGCCGGGCAGTAATAGGCCCGGCTGAGATGGTTCGATTAAAATGCGGTCGTGAGATAAGTAGTTGTTACAGAACAAGGCTGATCAGCTATTGTAATAGCCGCGCCGTTAGGGGCCACCAGAGTAATTACGCCGGTTGGAGAACCTACACTATAAAAAGTGGTCGTATACAAGCTACCACCGTTAGTGATATAGTATACGTCTGCCAATGAGGTGCAGAAAAAGGTGGTTGTATAATATGGTAAAATACCACTTCTTACCATAGTCGTATACTTCCAGGCGGAAATACTGGTAAACCGGTTTGTTTTAAATGCAAAGATGCCTGCGCTAACTGATAGTACAAGCAGAGCGGCCAACAAAAACTTAGCTTTTTTCATACTGGAATTTTGTGATGGTGATTAATGTGGAGACGCTCGAAGATACTTTCCACATGGCAGGTTTACTTTGGATATAGCGGATATTAAAAAGCAGGGCTTATCCGTAACGACAAGCCCTGCATCGTACTAAATGATAGTAGTGGTACGTGTGAATGTTGTCACACAAGGATAGAATGGTAAGGTCATGGTTAAAGGACCTCCTATTTGTGTTAATGTAAGTGTGGTATATGGCACGGTCAGCAGATGC contains the following coding sequences:
- a CDS encoding caspase domain-containing protein, whose product is MDPVTVISETPTATDLCEEAINENLSKGLPVNDEDYAVIVGVSHYLSLAPLDAPVTDACRLRNWLIKADGGNMDPKHVFFIPSAPGSNTPDQLAIDKALSDIIQMATAKPARRLYFYFSGHGFGSNWEVNGMCLPIWSPSFYNAALSSKAYLDLLVEQDLFQEVYFFLDCCRDRKINTKPLHSMLGGERPGGANTMAVVLYAAEYENPAWEGLMNNNGNLQIHGYFSRALMEALNGGAVNNNGDITISGFIDYVREKTESYAQERNQTQTVRSDIRNNKNGLNYVFHRTGRVPGTVLTITFKSAGDIALDGPDLNNIKSGTVQAGDSWLVPLGKGYHQITNKTTRSSAFITIDGTLKSMNYDF
- a CDS encoding caspase family protein is translated as MTPNSYAVHIGLNAVNPDSYEGWNGELFACENDAAVYRAIAEKAGFQQIYSLLTKEATAVNVLQHLQTAAGQLQSGDLFLMTYSGHGGVLADTNKDETNNFGEMDGFDETWCLYDRQLIDDELFACFGQFKEGVRILLFSDSCHSGSVAKNTAPVNNNAPIDPATYTRARFAPLGTMIRTYNAHKAEYDSIQAPLHTRPEDIKAYVVQFGACQDDELAREVWGNGMFTAKLQKVLNEPVNSYTELFTAIKRGFSTEQHPNLFHYGNKTYEFLSQVPFSIQSDAGVKAE
- a CDS encoding M28 family metallopeptidase, translated to MKDLRSLLLLATLAAACNTGTKQTGQGDDSTAIKAIDSAGLVRDIAVLASDEFQGRKPFTIGEEKTLAYLEKRFKEIGLEPGNGTSYLQDVPMVEILSKPEGDLRIKGKTGDLKLSYLDQYVAGTKRVQDQVSINNSEMIFAGFGIVAPEYNWNDYAGLDVKGKTVVVMVNDPGFYDSTLFKGKTRTMTYYGRWTYKFEEAARQGAAGILIIHDVLPASYGWTVVRSGWSKPKLDLQTADNNMSRAAIEGWLTQESARKLFQLAGVSDTIINQAKRPGFKPVSLGVSASLTLHNKTRKSVSHNVAALLPGTDRKNEYIIYSAHWDHLGVGEAVKGDTIYNGALDNASGVSGLLQLATAFKKLQHPPKRSVLFLALTGEEQGLLGSEYYATHPIFPIKSTVADINMDVLNFFGRTKDITIIGKGQSDLDDYAAKAAEKQGRFLIPEANPSGGWFFRSDHFNFAKVGIPALYPGSGNQSLTHNSAWAPDHAAMYGRDHYHSPFDELDPSWELSGMVEDVRFLFDVGVTLSNEDKFPQWKEGSEFKAKR
- a CDS encoding helix-turn-helix domain-containing protein, which produces MQYFGERLKAARKIKGWSLQDLANQTANSITKQALSKYEADVMHPSRKILLLLSAALGVKPGYFEGQPAFRLPDFEFPRKGNVPSKQIDSIKEKVKGVLERYLQAESLLNMPVRFSNPLKTFPVADETAAAAIAVRLLDKWDLGKGPIHNITGMLEEKSIRVIEVDAPVTFDALGAWIDKVPLIVLHQDRLADIKRYYALYELGQLLLTVPETADKDRICQTFATAMLLPGDTLESLLGAKRTAIAPGELICIKEQYGLPMQVIMRHAIFKDIIDRKETAPFFRMIAENKDETGLGCYTGQEKTGRFDRMVRRLMAEEVIPAQKAEALTGIPEEALKRQLEVFAGVS
- a CDS encoding PepSY-associated TM helix domain-containing protein; translated protein: MGNNTQANGKKKGPSWRKKLNAWLHLWLGLASGIVVFIVALTGCIFVFQKEISEWVHHDILFVTPAQQPALPLSVLQEKAQAALGEEFPVLSTFTYRQPDRAWEFITYKDGDENALTLFGTTAYYKTAYVNPYTGQVTAVRDMKKDFFVIVKYLHWSLLLNDKYGQPIVGWSTFIFVILLITGLILWWPKKWSKKAREQSFKIKWSGNFKRVNYDLHNVLGFYAMAVALVIALTGMVWAFKWFQTTVYVVASRSVTPPKHKEVFSDTLALPLANVKPLDIAYATAVKQFPEARRIGIRATPAANKATIRMSVYWGKETYYDRDDLQFDKTTGQLLLHETAKDRNAGEKLIGMNYDIHVGAIAGLPGKILAFFASLICASLPVTGFLVWWNKGKKEKKAAKHNKQHHKKIHHAHAGENVVSDVAAH
- a CDS encoding helix-turn-helix domain-containing protein produces the protein MTLPLSISTQIGQPILFTPGLPAAYSSYALQGTQPYYAVSDSFGCILFQQVANHNYKAWMSHYIINKPTAFKVKGNVDDLLLHHTLKGNMFYELNGHESETFQHQMNIVVTPRLRHMVRFKSPGLYVALEIQIPIEELRSYQESFPVVQELLNKLSNENTITLLDQNMIAHERLRNIIQDITERQLPKAASEKYREQKTGEFIIESLDMLTRYLTDANGLSAADHERGERTEVHLLKHLQQPSPPTLKQLSRFAGTNEKKLEEIFRSRHGITVYDFFQNARMRIIYRKLTETTVPLQDLAEEFGYTDYSSFSYAVKKRFSLSPRELRKNSSINS
- a CDS encoding glycoside hydrolase family 2 protein, yielding MKPFKSTLLFVTLCFPYFQIALAIGEGDRFSGRWSMQPVPVQTRWATAVSPSNALPEYPRPQMVRSQWENLNGLWDYAITHWDAGMPHKFDGEILVPFAIESALSGVQKQLLPTQRLWYKRNIRKPDTHGGKRVLLHFGAVDWRAAVFLNGKLLGRHMGGYQHFSFDITASLQEGDNELVVTVLDPSNLGPNPCGKQSLRPRKILYTAVSGIWQTVWLETVPPTYITDIYSTPDIDAHCLNLRVNTSDTTGVTVDVTAYAGIVVAGHTQGRAGSMLDLGVPYARLWSPADPFLYHMTVRLLRDGRVIDSVKSYFGMRKINVQADSSGMPRLFLNNKYTFHLGVLDQGYWPEGLYTAPTDAALLYDIKAIKDMGFNTIRKHVKLEPDRWYYYADSLGMLVWQDMVPCADDDYYATSQFEQENAENLRQLHNFPSIVMWILFNEGWGKYNQQTLTESMKQSDPSRIINGHSGENLDEYSDTPVSDRWISSEVADVHYYPGPYISPALPGKARVLGEWGGVRVPTPGHQWAPATSWGYIQVTADRFAQRYAYMMERLKKYEVQGLSGAIYTQPYDVESEENGFMTYDRAVMKIKAEEMRKVNQTLTHQTAGQ